A stretch of DNA from Maridesulfovibrio sp.:
CTGTCGTATCTCCCTCACCGCCCTTTATCTCGGCAACAAGGGAATTCACACCGATATCGGAATACGAAATCCCGTATCCGTCCAGTCTGGACTTGATCAGCCTGACGGTTTCCACCGTATCCAGTCCAACTTCCGGGTTCTGGTGGATTTGGCGGCGCACGGCCTTCATTTCATCAAACAGCGCAAGTACTTCGGGATTAATCCCCATTTAGATGTCTCCCATGTACTTGAGCACACCCTGGGCGATGGCCGCGGATGCAATATAAGTGGAAATCATAACAAAAAGGCTGACCACAACGATACGCCAACCGCTTTTCTTGAACGCATCAAGATCCTTACCGATAGCCACACCGGCATAGGCAAGAATGGGTGTGGTCAAAGCCAGAAAGTGGACCTTGGCTACGTATGCGTTGACGGTTTCAGAAAGGGGAACTCCGGGCAGGGTGACAATAACCCCGTAGGTGATGACGAAAAGTACGGAAGGTATTTTCCTGAACACGAACATATTTGTAGCCACACCGGCAATACAGATCAGGAGCAGGATGCCCATACCGGGCAGGGCCTCGACCATATTGTTGCTGAAACCGGCCTGGTTGCCGATCAGGACCATTATGCTCACGATGATGAGCACGATTAACGATTCTAAAAGATTCTGTGCTTTAGTCATTACGCGGCCTCCGAAGAAGTCTTGAATTTGAGTTTGTACAGGTAGGCATACAATTTGTTGGACAGGGGCAGGGCAATAATCAGAGACATGTAGACACCGTCAATACCGGACAGGGTGTTGCTGGCCACGCCGAAAGCCTGAATCTGCTCGGCCATGGCAGGATAGGCGGCACTGAGACTCCCGATAGAAGCGGTCATCATGCTCGCGCTGCCCACACCGGAGGCCATGGCCAGTGCATAGGGATGGAAAATGTTGAAGGCGGCAAGAAGGGAAGCCATCAATCCGAAAAAGATGGTTCCGAAAACGGTTCCGCAGATGTAAACGCCCATAACTCCGCGCCCTTCGGCGGAATCAAGGCCGTAAATATCACCGATGAGAGCGACATTGGGCTCACGGGCAATGGAATGTGCGGCACCTACAGCTTCGCGCCTGAGCCCGAGATACATGGCGATGGGGATACCTATGAACAGGGTGGCGATGTTACCGAATTCCTGCAGGACAAGAGCCGGACCGGCCTTGAGGATATCATAGAATTTCGGACCAACAAGGGTTCCGTAACGGGCCATAAGCAGAAGCAGGGTCAGGCCGACCAGTGTGCTGGCCTGAAACATTTCCTTTTCCTTGACGACTTTCAGAAATTTGGGCCCGAGAAAAATACCCATGAACATTGCATACAGCATGGGCAGCAGAACAAGCTTACCGGGGCCGACCTTGAAAGTAATGATTCCGATCAGTTCCGAAACCACCACCAGCACGAGTACCACCAGGTGCAGTTTCACGTTCTTCACAGCATCGTTCATAAAAACACTCCACTGTTGCGGCCGCACAAGCGGCCTTTTGATTTAGTGCA
This window harbors:
- a CDS encoding DUF3100 domain-containing protein, translated to MNDAVKNVKLHLVVLVLVVVSELIGIITFKVGPGKLVLLPMLYAMFMGIFLGPKFLKVVKEKEMFQASTLVGLTLLLLMARYGTLVGPKFYDILKAGPALVLQEFGNIATLFIGIPIAMYLGLRREAVGAAHSIAREPNVALIGDIYGLDSAEGRGVMGVYICGTVFGTIFFGLMASLLAAFNIFHPYALAMASGVGSASMMTASIGSLSAAYPAMAEQIQAFGVASNTLSGIDGVYMSLIIALPLSNKLYAYLYKLKFKTSSEAA